Proteins from one uncultured Cohaesibacter sp. genomic window:
- the phnD gene encoding phosphonate ABC transporter substrate-binding protein — protein MFKKIVLAAVSVAALVAGAAAPSFAAEKEFRIGILGGENEADRLRNFQCMVDKLPEALGVEKVSLFPSADYDGTIQGLLGGTLDYAELGASGYAKTYLTNPDAVEPILTTVQMDGSTGYHSVMVARKDSGMTDVKDMKGKKLGFADPDSTSGFLVPSVTLPEAVGAPVEEFFGSTGFGGGHENLVLEVVKGTFDAGTTWASGVGKFEDGYSSGNLRKMVDKGILDMNDLVQLWISPLIPNGPVVVRSTLDPEVKTKFKNFMMNMPEADPECFSAIQGGNYKGFTEVNVDFYKAIIAARKAKIGS, from the coding sequence ATGTTCAAGAAAATTGTTCTGGCCGCTGTTTCTGTGGCTGCTCTCGTTGCTGGTGCTGCTGCTCCTTCATTTGCTGCTGAAAAAGAATTCCGCATTGGTATCCTTGGCGGTGAAAACGAAGCCGACCGTCTGCGTAACTTCCAGTGCATGGTCGACAAACTGCCAGAAGCTCTGGGCGTTGAAAAAGTATCCCTGTTCCCATCTGCTGACTATGATGGCACCATTCAGGGCCTGCTCGGCGGCACGCTTGACTATGCCGAGCTGGGCGCTTCTGGCTATGCCAAAACCTACCTGACCAACCCGGATGCTGTTGAGCCAATCCTCACCACGGTACAGATGGACGGCTCCACCGGTTATCACTCTGTCATGGTGGCACGCAAAGATTCCGGCATGACCGATGTGAAGGACATGAAAGGCAAGAAACTCGGTTTTGCCGATCCTGACTCCACCTCAGGCTTCCTTGTTCCCTCCGTTACCCTGCCCGAAGCTGTTGGCGCTCCGGTCGAAGAATTCTTCGGTTCCACCGGCTTTGGCGGCGGCCATGAAAACCTCGTTCTCGAAGTTGTCAAAGGCACTTTTGATGCTGGCACCACCTGGGCTTCAGGCGTTGGCAAATTCGAAGACGGCTATTCCTCCGGCAACCTGCGCAAAATGGTCGACAAGGGCATTCTGGACATGAACGATCTGGTTCAGCTCTGGATTTCTCCGTTGATCCCGAACGGCCCGGTCGTTGTGCGCTCTACGCTTGATCCTGAAGTGAAAACCAAATTCAAAAACTTCATGATGAACATGCCTGAAGCCGATCCAGAGTGCTTCTCTGCCATTCAGGGCGGCAACTACAAAGGCTTCACCGAAGTCAATGTTGATTTCTACAAAGCCATCATCGCTGCTCGTAAAGCAAAGATCGGCTCATAA
- the phnE gene encoding phosphonate ABC transporter, permease protein PhnE translates to MKPPVEMSPACAATERHWQELSRNRRRYTLLSVGILLVALFGSLWFANETNAGKFFDRLPYFFDFFGDMIPRDGWEIWRALFDLPSPYFDGSLKFNYPDGRVYLIGSLYMPEYVYKMLETINIAIFSTLIGFFLGFILCFLAASNLTTKKWLRFVVRRILEILRAFPEIVIAGFFVAVLTIGAVPAMIAVAIHTIGSLGKMFFEVVENADMKADEGLQAVGANWVERVWFGIVPQVLPNFLSYALLRLEINVRASTIIGAVGGGGIGEALRLSISRGHEAKTLAIVLLLFVTIIAIDQFSAWLRKKIVGNQAFAFGASA, encoded by the coding sequence ATGAAACCACCCGTCGAAATGTCTCCTGCTTGCGCGGCAACAGAACGGCATTGGCAGGAACTCAGCCGCAACAGGCGCCGCTATACCCTTCTTTCCGTAGGCATTCTGCTTGTTGCGTTGTTCGGCTCACTCTGGTTTGCCAATGAGACCAACGCGGGCAAATTCTTCGATCGGCTTCCCTATTTCTTCGACTTTTTCGGCGATATGATCCCGCGCGACGGATGGGAAATCTGGCGTGCCCTGTTTGATTTGCCCTCGCCCTATTTTGACGGCAGCCTGAAGTTCAATTATCCCGATGGTCGGGTCTATCTCATCGGTTCGCTCTACATGCCCGAATATGTCTACAAGATGCTTGAGACGATCAATATCGCGATTTTCTCAACGCTTATTGGCTTTTTCCTAGGCTTTATTCTCTGCTTCCTTGCCGCAAGCAACCTGACGACGAAAAAATGGCTGCGCTTTGTCGTGCGGCGCATTCTTGAAATACTGCGTGCCTTCCCTGAAATCGTAATTGCCGGTTTCTTTGTGGCTGTGCTGACCATCGGGGCCGTACCTGCGATGATCGCGGTTGCGATCCATACCATCGGGTCACTGGGCAAGATGTTCTTCGAAGTGGTCGAGAATGCCGACATGAAGGCCGACGAGGGGCTTCAGGCGGTGGGCGCCAACTGGGTCGAGCGCGTCTGGTTCGGCATCGTGCCACAGGTACTGCCAAACTTCCTGTCCTATGCCTTGCTGCGGCTGGAAATCAATGTGCGCGCCTCCACCATCATTGGTGCTGTTGGCGGCGGCGGCATTGGCGAGGCGCTGCGTCTCTCCATCTCGCGTGGCCATGAAGCAAAGACGCTGGCAATCGTCCTGCTGCTCTTTGTCACGATCATCGCCATCGATCAGTTCTCTGCCTGGCTGCGCAAGAAGATTGTCGGCAATCAGGCCTTTGCCTTTGGCGCAAGCGCGTAA
- the phnL gene encoding phosphonate C-P lyase system protein PhnL — MENSLSSSNTLSSPNSLSSIVKTTPVILTDVAKNFTMHLRGSVSIPVVAGVNFALRAGECAVLGGPSGVGKSSILKMIYGNYSANCGQIMVAYRETMVDISTADPRTVLAVRREAVGYVSQFLRAMPRVPALDVAAEALVEQGEEVTSARNKAGTMLARLNLPEKLWQLPPATFSGGEQQRVNIARGFLTNHPILLLDEPTASLDAANRAVVIDLIREKKKQGVALLGIFHDEDVREEIADAIIDVAHFAQSAKLAGERNATQRAG; from the coding sequence ATGGAAAACTCACTTTCTTCCTCCAATACGCTGTCATCCCCCAATTCTCTGTCATCGATAGTCAAGACGACACCGGTTATCCTGACGGATGTCGCCAAGAACTTCACGATGCATTTGCGTGGCTCTGTGTCCATTCCGGTCGTTGCGGGTGTCAATTTCGCTCTGCGCGCGGGGGAATGTGCGGTGTTGGGCGGTCCGTCCGGCGTTGGCAAAAGCTCCATCCTGAAGATGATCTACGGCAATTACAGCGCCAACTGCGGACAGATCATGGTGGCCTATCGCGAGACGATGGTGGATATCTCAACGGCTGACCCGCGCACCGTGCTGGCTGTGCGCCGCGAAGCTGTTGGCTATGTAAGTCAGTTCCTGCGGGCTATGCCGCGCGTTCCCGCGCTTGATGTCGCCGCAGAAGCGCTCGTCGAGCAGGGCGAAGAGGTAACAAGCGCACGCAATAAGGCAGGCACCATGCTGGCGCGGCTTAATCTGCCAGAAAAGCTCTGGCAGTTGCCGCCTGCAACTTTCTCTGGTGGTGAACAGCAAAGGGTCAATATTGCTCGAGGCTTTCTGACCAATCATCCTATCCTGCTGCTTGACGAACCCACAGCCTCACTTGATGCAGCCAATCGGGCCGTTGTGATAGATCTTATCCGGGAGAAGAAGAAGCAGGGCGTGGCGCTTCTTGGCATTTTTCATGATGAGGATGTGCGCGAAGAGATCGCGGATGCCATAATCGATGTTGCCCATTTTGCGCAAAGTGCCAAGCTGGCTGGTGAGCGCAATGCAACGCAAAGAGCAGGCTAG
- a CDS encoding DUF1045 domain-containing protein encodes MPRYAIFFVPLTEDPLNSAAAAWLGRDVFTGASVVRPSLVDGIGLEQFDALTASARRYGFHGTLKAPFALAEGKSINELEKELEAYCKTLKPFTLPRFEVGQLGAFFALRPSEPSEPLKRLASNLVQDFDAFRAPLEEKDIVRRNPDKLTKSQRDNLFSWGYPYIFDDFRFHMTLTNPVPDALAPAFHSALVAHFASHIEEPRQVLSLALYEEPEQGGFFTVRRQIRIG; translated from the coding sequence GTGCCACGCTACGCCATATTTTTTGTTCCCCTCACAGAAGATCCTCTCAACAGCGCCGCTGCCGCTTGGCTGGGCAGGGATGTGTTCACCGGTGCGAGCGTGGTGCGCCCTTCGCTGGTGGATGGCATAGGCCTTGAGCAATTCGACGCACTGACCGCATCGGCTCGGCGTTACGGCTTCCACGGCACACTCAAGGCTCCGTTCGCGCTGGCCGAGGGCAAAAGCATCAACGAGCTGGAAAAAGAGTTGGAGGCCTATTGCAAGACGCTGAAGCCCTTCACCTTACCCAGATTTGAGGTTGGCCAACTGGGGGCTTTCTTTGCCCTGCGCCCCAGCGAGCCTTCCGAGCCGCTCAAGAGACTTGCTTCCAATCTTGTGCAGGATTTTGACGCCTTTCGTGCGCCTCTTGAAGAAAAAGACATTGTCCGCCGCAATCCCGATAAGCTGACAAAAAGTCAGCGCGACAATCTGTTTTCATGGGGTTACCCCTACATATTCGATGATTTCCGCTTTCACATGACCCTCACCAATCCTGTGCCCGATGCCCTTGCGCCCGCATTCCACTCTGCGCTCGTGGCGCATTTTGCCTCCCATATCGAAGAGCCAAGGCAAGTGCTCTCGCTGGCACTGTATGAAGAACCGGAGCAGGGCGGCTTCTTCACGGTTCGACGACAAATACGGATTGGCTAG
- a CDS encoding DapH/DapD/GlmU-related protein — MSDEQNNNSPEGAEATKRPHKLGVKPTIHPTATVTDSELGRYTEVGDRTMIIESTMGDYSYIERDGNIWCASIGKFANIAQSVRINAPNHPYWRATLHHFTYRANAYFDDCEQEETFINWRRDHRVVIGHDVWIGHGATILPGVTIGDGAIIGAGAVVSHDVPDYMIVGGVPANPIRSRFSPEIAEGLKALAWWDWPHEALRVALDDFRNLEAEAFIEKYKDMKFQ; from the coding sequence ATGAGTGACGAGCAGAATAACAATTCGCCCGAAGGTGCCGAGGCCACCAAACGACCACACAAGCTGGGCGTCAAGCCAACCATTCACCCCACAGCAACCGTGACCGACTCCGAGCTGGGCCGCTACACGGAAGTGGGCGACAGAACGATGATCATAGAAAGCACCATGGGGGATTACTCCTATATTGAGCGGGACGGCAATATCTGGTGCGCCAGTATCGGAAAATTCGCCAACATCGCCCAGTCTGTCCGTATCAATGCGCCCAACCATCCATATTGGCGGGCAACCCTGCATCATTTTACTTATCGAGCAAATGCCTATTTTGATGATTGCGAGCAGGAAGAGACCTTCATCAACTGGCGGCGCGATCATCGCGTTGTCATCGGCCATGATGTCTGGATCGGCCATGGCGCCACCATTTTGCCCGGGGTGACTATTGGTGATGGCGCCATCATTGGAGCAGGGGCCGTGGTTAGCCATGATGTGCCCGATTATATGATCGTCGGTGGCGTTCCTGCCAATCCAATTCGCTCGCGTTTCTCCCCTGAAATAGCAGAGGGACTCAAGGCGTTGGCCTGGTGGGATTGGCCTCATGAAGCCCTGCGCGTTGCGCTGGATGATTTTCGGAATCTGGAAGCAGAAGCCTTCATTGAAAAGTATAAAGATATGAAATTTCAATGA
- the phnC gene encoding phosphonate ABC transporter ATP-binding protein yields the protein MLELTNVTRRFGANTAVDAVTVSIPQGQMVGVIGRSGAGKSTLLRMINRLIDPSDGSISFGDKQVSSIKGRELRDWQRDCAMIFQQFNLVPRLDVLTNVLLGRLNHRNTILNLLNIFSAEERAQALMALERLGIEQTALQRAGTLSGGQQQRVAIARALMQSPKVILADEPIASLDPLNAKIVMDSLKDINERDGITVVTNLHTLDTARTYCERVIGMFHGKVVFDGPASDLTSDAVKMIYGSTAENEISEAITSTSIKESSETEKAPAMSLASAEIASPA from the coding sequence ATGTTGGAATTGACGAATGTGACACGCCGATTTGGCGCCAACACAGCTGTGGACGCGGTCACCGTCTCTATTCCACAAGGCCAGATGGTAGGCGTGATCGGACGATCCGGCGCAGGCAAATCGACCTTGCTGCGGATGATCAACCGCCTCATTGATCCCTCTGACGGTTCCATCAGTTTCGGCGACAAGCAGGTCTCCTCCATCAAGGGGCGAGAGCTGCGTGACTGGCAACGCGATTGCGCCATGATCTTTCAGCAGTTCAACCTTGTGCCGCGTCTTGATGTGTTGACCAATGTGCTGCTCGGGCGCCTCAATCATCGCAACACGATCCTCAATCTCCTCAATATATTTTCTGCCGAAGAACGGGCACAGGCCCTCATGGCGCTCGAACGCCTCGGCATCGAACAGACCGCGCTGCAGCGGGCAGGGACCTTGTCGGGTGGTCAGCAGCAGCGCGTAGCCATTGCCCGCGCCCTGATGCAGAGCCCCAAAGTCATTCTGGCTGATGAACCGATTGCCTCTCTTGATCCGCTCAACGCAAAAATCGTTATGGATAGCCTCAAGGATATCAATGAGCGCGACGGCATCACGGTCGTTACCAACCTGCACACGCTGGATACGGCGCGAACCTATTGCGAGCGCGTCATTGGCATGTTCCATGGCAAGGTTGTGTTTGATGGCCCTGCATCGGATTTGACCAGTGATGCGGTGAAAATGATTTACGGCTCGACAGCAGAAAACGAGATCTCCGAGGCCATCACCTCGACGTCAATCAAGGAATCCTCTGAAACGGAAAAGGCCCCGGCCATGTCGCTGGCCTCCGCAGAGATCGCCTCGCCGGCGTAA
- the phnE gene encoding phosphonate ABC transporter, permease protein PhnE → MNTIAASPMQPDMQEMIARYPAVFKPSFFKRFRGLIIFIAVIIYAFVGSSFLHIGKVISNGNWDIAGAYLADWISYEARPDIKFESDYLSIEFPRFSALGKDPHPDWIVESQETKEIMPEVEQYESAAPAQAFSFMAPDAPTAEKPAEPAKPASSFSFMAADAPTAENPSDVGGAREEAKAEIKTVTTKAEVSIGPAHVTVIPGLVTITKGDETLVIDVERDKAVHPRGQLPSWAQQKYENEKVVARFGFDGRVEVQDYKVKVHHRFLGWENFIFDTNSPFWNKSTWEVFSLILSGDRIDPEQSNFMLAIDNILNNGEWQHGDVWLKLMQTIVMAFVGTLFASIIAFPLSFLAARNVTPNRFLNQLIKRFFDFQRSVDMLIWALFFTRAFGPGPLAGISAIFFTDTGTLGKLNAETLENIDDKQREGIKSLGASPVLVQRYGVVPQVLPVFLSQSLYFWESNTRSATIIGAVGAGGIGLKLWEAMRTNQDWENVFYMVILILIVVYVFDTISNKLRTKLTKG, encoded by the coding sequence ATGAACACGATTGCTGCCTCACCCATGCAACCTGACATGCAAGAGATGATCGCGCGTTATCCGGCGGTCTTCAAACCGAGTTTTTTCAAGCGGTTCCGTGGTCTGATCATTTTTATCGCCGTGATCATCTATGCCTTTGTCGGCTCCAGCTTTCTGCATATCGGCAAGGTGATTTCCAACGGCAACTGGGATATCGCCGGTGCTTATCTGGCCGACTGGATCTCTTATGAAGCCAGGCCTGATATCAAGTTCGAAAGTGACTATCTCAGTATCGAATTCCCGCGTTTCTCCGCTCTAGGCAAGGATCCGCATCCTGACTGGATCGTCGAGTCCCAAGAAACTAAGGAGATCATGCCCGAGGTGGAACAGTATGAATCCGCCGCTCCCGCGCAGGCTTTCTCCTTTATGGCACCAGATGCACCAACGGCGGAAAAGCCCGCCGAGCCAGCCAAGCCAGCGTCAAGTTTCAGCTTCATGGCCGCGGATGCCCCCACGGCCGAGAACCCATCTGATGTCGGTGGAGCCCGTGAAGAGGCCAAGGCCGAAATCAAGACAGTGACCACCAAGGCCGAGGTCTCCATTGGCCCGGCCCATGTCACTGTCATACCGGGCTTGGTGACCATCACCAAGGGTGATGAGACATTGGTCATCGATGTGGAGCGGGACAAGGCTGTTCATCCGCGCGGCCAATTGCCCAGCTGGGCCCAGCAGAAATATGAAAATGAAAAGGTCGTCGCCCGTTTCGGTTTTGATGGTCGTGTCGAAGTGCAGGACTATAAGGTCAAGGTGCATCACCGCTTTCTGGGGTGGGAGAATTTCATCTTCGATACCAATTCGCCCTTCTGGAACAAGAGTACGTGGGAGGTGTTCAGCCTGATACTATCCGGCGACCGGATCGACCCGGAGCAATCCAACTTCATGCTGGCTATCGACAATATCCTCAATAATGGCGAGTGGCAGCATGGGGATGTCTGGCTCAAACTGATGCAGACCATAGTCATGGCCTTTGTCGGTACGCTCTTTGCTTCCATCATTGCCTTTCCCCTGTCGTTTCTTGCGGCTAGAAATGTCACGCCGAACCGCTTTCTCAATCAGCTCATCAAGCGTTTTTTCGACTTTCAGCGCTCGGTTGATATGCTCATCTGGGCTTTGTTTTTCACCCGCGCCTTCGGTCCGGGGCCGCTGGCTGGCATCTCGGCGATCTTCTTTACCGATACCGGCACCTTGGGCAAACTGAACGCGGAAACTCTCGAGAATATCGACGACAAGCAGCGCGAGGGGATCAAGTCGCTTGGAGCCAGCCCGGTGCTGGTGCAGCGTTATGGCGTTGTGCCGCAGGTGCTACCGGTGTTCCTGTCCCAGTCGCTCTATTTCTGGGAATCCAACACCCGCTCGGCCACGATCATCGGCGCGGTCGGCGCAGGTGGCATCGGCCTCAAGCTTTGGGAGGCCATGCGCACCAATCAGGATTGGGAGAATGTGTTTTACATGGTCATTCTCATTCTGATCGTGGTCTATGTGTTCGATACCATCTCCAACAAGCTGCGCACCAAGCTGACGAAGGGCTAG